The Mercurialis annua linkage group LG2, ddMerAnnu1.2, whole genome shotgun sequence genome contains a region encoding:
- the LOC126669769 gene encoding uncharacterized protein LOC126669769 — protein MGVKQAIKSLDAFPRAEEHLLQKTQSGAFVSVIGLVIMATLFLHELTYYLSTYTLHQMSVDLKRGETLPIHINITFPSLPCDVLSVDAIDMSGKHEVDLDTNIWKLRLNSYGHIVGTEYLSDLVEKEHAAHKHDEDKDHEDSDSKINAHGFDQTAENLIKKVKQALANGEGCRVYGVLDVQRVAGNFHISVHGLNIFVAQMIFEGAIHVNVSHLIHDLSFGPKYPGIHNPLDGTSRILRDASGTFKYYIKIVPTEYRYISKEVLPTNQFSVTEYFSPMTEFDRTWPAVYFLYDLSPITVTIKEERRSFLHFITRLCAVLGGTFALTGMLDRWMYRLLEAVTKPKSRSR, from the exons atgGGAGTAAAACAGGCCATCAAAAGCTTAGATGCTTTTCCTCGTGCGGAGGAGCACTTGTTGCAGAAAACCCAATCTGGAGCTTTTg TTTCCGTCATTGGTCTTGTAATAATGGCTACGTTGTTCTTGCATGAGCTCACTTATTATCTCTCTACATATACTCTTCATCAG ATGTCCGTAGACTTGAAACGCGGAGAAACGCTTCcaattcatataaatatcaCATTCCCTTCTCTTCCTTGTGATG TGTTGAGTGTGGATGCTATTGACATGTCAGGCAAGCATGAAGTTGATCTCGATACAAATATATGGAAA CTTCGCCTGAACAGTTATGGGCATATCGTTGGCACTGAATACTTGTCAGACCTTGTCGAAAAGGAACATGCGGCTCACAAGCATG ATGAAGATAAAGATCATGAAGATTCCGATTCAAAAATTAATGCTCATGGCTTTGATCAAACTGCTGAAAATTTGATCAAGAAGGTCAAGCAGGCTTTGGCAAATGGAGAAGGATGCAGG GTCTATGGTGTTCTCGATGTCCAAAGGGTTGCTGGAAACTTTCATATCTCAGTTCATGGGCTAAACATTTTTGTCGCTCAAATG ATTTTTGAAGGAGCCATACATGTCAATGTAAGTCATCTAATTCATGACTTATCTTTTGGACCAAAGTATCCTGGAATTCACAACCCTCTTGATGGGACATCTCGAATTCTGCGCGATGCAAGTGGAACCTTCAAATATTACATTAAG ATTGTTCCAACTGAATATAGATACATTTCTAAAGAAGTTCTGCCAACTAATCAATTCTCTGTCACTGAATACTTTTCCCCAATGACCGAATTTGATAGAACATGGCCAG CTGTTTACTTCTTGTACGATTTGTCACCCATCACTGTGACAATCAAAGAAGAAAGGCGTAGTTTTCTTCATTTTATCACTCGGCTTTGTGCAGTTTTAGGTGGTACATTTGCGTTAACAG GAATGCTTGATAGATGGATGTATAGGCTTCTCGAGGCTGTAACTAAACCAAAAAGTAGATCACGATAG
- the LOC126670308 gene encoding uncharacterized protein LOC126670308 isoform X1, whose protein sequence is MASTGTKAIISLLTRRPCQALSPPLFKPNLYFNATPSSFAISRNSGICHLAQAMKGDLNDLVKNVGDKNVVEEVKHILDMARRASSRREALHTDFLTPPIVKESMLLLEKLADAKAVAQGGYPQAERCRLSVGHPEALVNDPDIIAALSITGNFAFQPCSHGDFLGSILGTGISREKVGDILLQGDKGAQMLIIPELVDFIISSMDKVGNVSVTCSRIPLLALEYEPPRTKTFKTVEASLRVDAIASAGFKLSRTKLADLISSRDVRVNWTTITKNNTTLKTGDVVSVSGQGRLKIGDINSTKKGKFAIELIRYL, encoded by the exons ATGGCTTCCACAGGCACTAAAGCCATAATTTCTCTTCTAACAAGACGACCATGTCAAGCTCTATCTCCTCCACTTTTCAAACCCAACTTATATTTCAATGCAACTCCCTCGTCTTTTGCAATCTCAAGAAACTCAG GGATATGTCACTTGGCACAAGCTATGAAGGGTGATCTTAATGATTTAGTCAAGAATGTAGGAGACAAAAATGTTGTTGAAGAAGTGAAGCATATTCTTGACATG GCTAGAAGAGCGTCATCAAGAAGAGAAGCTCTTCATACAGATTTCCTCACTCCCCCAATAGTGAAGGAGTCGATGCTTTTATTGGAAAAACTAGCAGATGCTAAAGCAGTTGCTCAGGGTGGATACCCACAG GCTGAGCGTTGTCGGCTTTCTGTTGGACATCCAGAAGCACTAGTGAATGATCCAGATATAATTGCAGCATTAAG TATCACAGGTAACTTTGCGTTTCAACCTTGTTCTCATGGTGACTTCCTTGGTTCAATTCTAGGTACAGGGATCTCAAGGGAAAAGGTCGGGGATATACTCTTGCAG GGAGATAAAGGGGCACAAATGCTGATCATCCCAGAGCTTGTCGACTTTATCATATCCTCAATGGACAAG GTTGGTAATGTTTCAGTTACTTGTTCAAGGATACCTTTGCTGGCACTTGAATATGAACCACCAAG GACTAAGACATTTAAAACAGTGGAAGCATCACTCAGGGTGGACGCTATAGCTAGTGCAGGATTCAAGCTTTCGCGTACAAAACTTGCCGATTTGATAAG TAGCAGGGATGTGCGGGTGAATTGGACTACCATCACAAAGAATAATACTACACTCAAAACTGGAGATGTTGTCTCAGTTAGTGGGCAAGGAAGACTCAAG ATAGGAGACATAAATTCTACCAAGAAAGGGAAATTTGCAATTGAGCTCATTCGGTATCTATAA
- the LOC126670308 gene encoding uncharacterized protein LOC126670308 isoform X2 → MSSSISSTFQTQLIFQCNSLVFCNLKKLRFLQARRASSRREALHTDFLTPPIVKESMLLLEKLADAKAVAQGGYPQAERCRLSVGHPEALVNDPDIIAALSITGNFAFQPCSHGDFLGSILGTGISREKVGDILLQGDKGAQMLIIPELVDFIISSMDKVGNVSVTCSRIPLLALEYEPPRTKTFKTVEASLRVDAIASAGFKLSRTKLADLISSRDVRVNWTTITKNNTTLKTGDVVSVSGQGRLKIGDINSTKKGKFAIELIRYL, encoded by the exons ATGTCAAGCTCTATCTCCTCCACTTTTCAAACCCAACTTATATTTCAATGCAACTCCCTCGTCTTTTGCAATCTCAAGAAACTCAG gTTTTTGCAGGCTAGAAGAGCGTCATCAAGAAGAGAAGCTCTTCATACAGATTTCCTCACTCCCCCAATAGTGAAGGAGTCGATGCTTTTATTGGAAAAACTAGCAGATGCTAAAGCAGTTGCTCAGGGTGGATACCCACAG GCTGAGCGTTGTCGGCTTTCTGTTGGACATCCAGAAGCACTAGTGAATGATCCAGATATAATTGCAGCATTAAG TATCACAGGTAACTTTGCGTTTCAACCTTGTTCTCATGGTGACTTCCTTGGTTCAATTCTAGGTACAGGGATCTCAAGGGAAAAGGTCGGGGATATACTCTTGCAG GGAGATAAAGGGGCACAAATGCTGATCATCCCAGAGCTTGTCGACTTTATCATATCCTCAATGGACAAG GTTGGTAATGTTTCAGTTACTTGTTCAAGGATACCTTTGCTGGCACTTGAATATGAACCACCAAG GACTAAGACATTTAAAACAGTGGAAGCATCACTCAGGGTGGACGCTATAGCTAGTGCAGGATTCAAGCTTTCGCGTACAAAACTTGCCGATTTGATAAG TAGCAGGGATGTGCGGGTGAATTGGACTACCATCACAAAGAATAATACTACACTCAAAACTGGAGATGTTGTCTCAGTTAGTGGGCAAGGAAGACTCAAG ATAGGAGACATAAATTCTACCAAGAAAGGGAAATTTGCAATTGAGCTCATTCGGTATCTATAA
- the LOC126670308 gene encoding uncharacterized protein LOC126670308 isoform X3: MQLPRLLQSQETQARRASSRREALHTDFLTPPIVKESMLLLEKLADAKAVAQGGYPQAERCRLSVGHPEALVNDPDIIAALSITGNFAFQPCSHGDFLGSILGTGISREKVGDILLQGDKGAQMLIIPELVDFIISSMDKVGNVSVTCSRIPLLALEYEPPRTKTFKTVEASLRVDAIASAGFKLSRTKLADLISSRDVRVNWTTITKNNTTLKTGDVVSVSGQGRLKIGDINSTKKGKFAIELIRYL; this comes from the exons ATGCAACTCCCTCGTCTTTTGCAATCTCAAGAAACTCAG GCTAGAAGAGCGTCATCAAGAAGAGAAGCTCTTCATACAGATTTCCTCACTCCCCCAATAGTGAAGGAGTCGATGCTTTTATTGGAAAAACTAGCAGATGCTAAAGCAGTTGCTCAGGGTGGATACCCACAG GCTGAGCGTTGTCGGCTTTCTGTTGGACATCCAGAAGCACTAGTGAATGATCCAGATATAATTGCAGCATTAAG TATCACAGGTAACTTTGCGTTTCAACCTTGTTCTCATGGTGACTTCCTTGGTTCAATTCTAGGTACAGGGATCTCAAGGGAAAAGGTCGGGGATATACTCTTGCAG GGAGATAAAGGGGCACAAATGCTGATCATCCCAGAGCTTGTCGACTTTATCATATCCTCAATGGACAAG GTTGGTAATGTTTCAGTTACTTGTTCAAGGATACCTTTGCTGGCACTTGAATATGAACCACCAAG GACTAAGACATTTAAAACAGTGGAAGCATCACTCAGGGTGGACGCTATAGCTAGTGCAGGATTCAAGCTTTCGCGTACAAAACTTGCCGATTTGATAAG TAGCAGGGATGTGCGGGTGAATTGGACTACCATCACAAAGAATAATACTACACTCAAAACTGGAGATGTTGTCTCAGTTAGTGGGCAAGGAAGACTCAAG ATAGGAGACATAAATTCTACCAAGAAAGGGAAATTTGCAATTGAGCTCATTCGGTATCTATAA
- the LOC126670038 gene encoding protein GRIM REAPER, which yields MARSHLKNTIIFSICILLIFLHTPKTLSYNNFQDEELDDDDQELYVLDNPIPNFITRSRFLASVSVIRKGRSCNATSNNICNGVSANKGTSLLYCCKKHCRNVLGDKNNCGRCGNKCKFGEFCCNKSCVSVSSNVDHCGKCNRKCVNGVPCNYGSCGYA from the coding sequence aTGGCTCGTTCTCATCTCAAGAACACCATTATTTTCTCCATATGCATTCTACTTATTTTCTTGCATACACCAAAAACCCTATCTTACAATAATTTTCAAGACGAAGAATTAGATGATGATGATCAAGAATTATATGTTCTTGACAATCCGATACCAAATTTCATTACACGAAGTAGATTCCTAGCTTCTGTTTCGGTTATACGAAAAGGTAGGAGTTGTAATGCTACTTCTAACAACATTTGCAATGGAGTTTCTGCCAACAAGGGGACTAGTTTGCTCTATTGTTGCAAGAAACATTGCAGAAATGTCCTCGGAGATAAGAATAATTGCGGCCGGTGTGGTAATAAGTGCAAATTTGGAGAATTTTGCTGCAATAAGAGTTGTGTTAGTGTTTCTTCTAATGTTGATCATTGTGGCAAATGCAATCGTAAATGTGTGAATGGAGTTCCTTGCAACTATGGTTCGTGTGGGTATGCGTAG